In Capsicum annuum cultivar UCD-10X-F1 chromosome 7, UCD10Xv1.1, whole genome shotgun sequence, one genomic interval encodes:
- the LOC107877654 gene encoding two-component response regulator ARR12: MTVEEIRGNMGGGDNFPIGMRVLAVDDNPICLKLLDSLLRKCQYQVTTTSQARMALKMLRENKDRFDLVISDVHMPDMDGFKLLELVGLEMDLPVIMLSANSDTRLVMKGISHGACDYLVKPVRIEELRNIWQHVIRRKKVEPKTQSKSNNHVKSNHESGESGRGQSPTGNADHNGKCNKKRKDEEDENDENGNDNEDPTTQKRARVVWSIELHRKFVAAVGQLGIEKAVPKRILDLMNVDRLTRENVASHLQKYRLYLKRINSVQTQQANMVAALGGRDYVRMGSLDGLGDFRTLGGSGRYTHAALSSYSSGGMLGRLNSAAGLTIRNLTASQLLQPSHGQNLSNPVNAFTKMEPNIPPASQNASIFQGIPASLELDQLQKTKSTSHIPLDESRLLTSDVLGCSSNSLSNVPNNPMLLQGNPLQPLTGGGFGNQHSPNMTPFSSDSFNTGVNGSSNFLEHGQNSVQLSKFQSSSFPLTQSFISSHLPQDSSTETTTHLQNSPLDFTFPNSVSPPFEDSRGEIQYRQNMTGAVQSMNQIPSQSWVDNKQLYSHNSNNTPGNNFSSQVPNNGSMASLSHNMNQSNENFSRRTDMSLIGRSNGGSSTLVQHNEHEKLTPGSRTRSNEEYLLEPTKQGVLGFSPQGYDSLDDLMTAMKREQDGGMLAEGTIWI, translated from the exons ATGACTGTGGAAGAGATTAGAGGGAATATGGGAGGTGGTGATAATTTCCCAATTGGTATGAGAGTTCTTGCTGTTGATGATAACCCTAtttgtttgaagcttttggaTAGTTTGCTCAGAAAATGCCAGTATCAAG TAACTACCACAAGTCAGGCAAGGATGGCATTGAAGATGTTGAGGGAGAACAAAGATAGATTTGATTTGGTAATCAGTGATGTTCACATGCCTGACATGGATGGCTTTAAACTTCTTGAACTTGTTGGTCTTGAGATGGATCTTCCAGTCATAA TGTTGTCTGCAAACAGCGATACCAGGCTTGTAATGAAGGGAATCAGTCATGGTGCTTGTGACTATCTGGTGAAACCTGTGCGGATCGAGGAGTTGAGGAATATATGGCAACATGTGATCAGAAGAAAGAAGGTTGAGCCTAAGACCCAGAGCAAGTCTAATAATCATGTCAAATCTAATcatgaaagtggagaaagtggtcGAGGGCAATCACCAACCGGTAATGCAGATCATAATGGAAAATGTAACAAGAAAAGGAAggatgaagaagatgagaatgatgaAAACGGAAATGACAATGAAGATCCAACAACTCAAAAGAGAGCTCGTGTCGTTTGGTCCATAGAGCTTCACAGGAAGTTTGTTGCAGCTGTCGGTCAGTTGGGCATCGAAA AAGCTGTCCCAAAGAGGATTCTTGACCTGATGAATGTTGACAGGCTTACGAGGGAAAATGTGGCAAGCCATCTCCAG AAGTATAGGCTTTACTTGAAAAGGATCAATTCAGTACAAACTCAACAAGCCAACATGGTTGCTGCATTAGGGGGGAGGGACTATGTGCGAATGGGCTCACTGGATGGGCTTGGAGATTTTCGAACATTGGGTGGATCAGGACGATATACTCATGCGGCCTTGTCATCGTACAGTTCAGGGGGCATGCTTGGCAGATTGAATAGTGCTGCTGGTCTAACCATTCGCAACCTGACAGCATCTCAACTGCTCCAACCTAGTCATGGTCAAAATTTGAGCAATCCCGTTAATGCTTTCACAAAGATGGAACCAAACATTCCACCTGCTAGCCAGAATGCTAGTATATTTCAAGGCATTCCTGCATCATTGGAGCTTGATCAATTGCAGAAGACTAAGTCCACGTCGCATATTCCTTTGGACGAGTCGAGGCTGCTTACATCTGATGTGCTCGGTTGCTCGAGTAACTCCTTATCCAATGTTCCAAATAATCCAATGTTGCTTCAAGGGAATCCCCTGCAGCCACTGACTGGGGGAGGATTTGGAAATCAGCACTCTCCAAACATGACTCCGTTTAGCTCAGATTCGTTCAATACCGGTGTTAATGGTTCTTCTAACTTTCTGGAACATGGGCAAAATTCCGTTCAGTTATCGAAGTTCCAGTCGAGTTCTTTCCCATTGACTCAATCCTTCATTAGCAGCCATTTGCCTCAAGATAGTTCAACGGAAACGACGACTCATTTACAGAACAGCCCTCTTGATTTTACTTTCCCCAACTCAGTCTCTCCTCCGTTTGAAGATTCAAGGGGAGAAATCCAATACCGTCAAAATATGACTGGTGCTGTTCAGAGTATGAATCAAATACCGTCTCAATCATGGGTCGACAATAAACAACTTTATTCCCACAACTCAAATAATACTCCCGGCAATAACTTCAGCTCTCAGGTTCCCAACAATGGTAGCATGGCTTCTTTAAGCCACAATATGAACCAAAGCAACGAGAACTTCAGCAGAAGGACAGACATGTCATTGATTGGTAGATCGAATGGAGGTTCTTCAACACTTGTGCAGCACAACGAGCATGAAAAGTTGACCCCAGGTTCAAGGACAAGGTCAAATGAAGAATACCTCTTGGAGCCAACAAAGCAAGGCGTTCTTGGTTTTAGTCCACAAGGATATGACTCCCTGGATGATCTAATGACTGCCATGAAACGG GAGCAAGATGGAGGCATGTTAGCTGAAGGAACAATATGGATTTGA
- the LOC107877655 gene encoding alpha/beta hydrolase domain-containing protein 17B, which translates to MGNVTAGVAAKFAFFPPDPPTYEVIKEEDGRICFSGITADKNVNVHLLETKGGNKIVATFWKHPSGRFTLLYSHGNAADLGQMIDLFVELRAHLRVNIMCYDYTGYGGSSGKPSEFNTYHDIEAVYNCLKSEYSIKQEDIILYGQSVGSGPTLHLASRLQRLRAIVLHSAILSGIRVLYPVKMTFWFDIFKNIDKIQKVSCPVLVIHGTKDEVVDFSHGKRLWELAKEKYDPLWVEGGGHCNLETFPEYIKHMRKFINAMEKHSFSKRNKGRLSQAPSIAESKHNRCLRFGKRQK; encoded by the exons ATGGGGAATGTAACAGCAGGTGTAGCAGCAAAGTTTGCATTTTTTCCACCAGACCCACCAACATATGAAGTAATTAAAGAAGAAGATGGAAGGATATGTTTTAGTGGTATAACAGCTGATAAAAATGTGAATGTACATTTGTTAGAGACAAAAGGTGGTAATAAAATTGTTGCAACATTTTGGAAACATCCATCAGGGAGATTTACATTACTTTATTCACATGGAAATGCTGCTGATTTGGGACAAATGATTGATCTTTTTGTTGAACTTAGAGCTCATCTTCGTGTTAATATTATGTG CTACGATTACACGGGATATGGTGGATCGTCGGGTAAG CCATCTGAGTTCAACACGTACCACGACATAGAAGCTGTCTATAACTGTTTGAAGAGCGAATACAGCATTAAACAGGAGGATATCATTCTGTACGGACAATCTGTTGGCAGCGGGCCGACATTACATTTGGCATCTCGCTTACAGAGGTTAAGAGCTATTGTTCTTCATAGTGCTATACTTTCGGGAATACGAGTTCTATATCCTGTcaagatgacattctggtttgaCATTTTCAAA AATATAGACAAGATACAAAAAGTCAGCTGCCCGGTTTTAGTGATCCAT GGTACCAAAGACGAAGTTGTTGATTTTTCACATGGTAAGCGTTTGTGGGAACTTGCCAAAGAGAAATATGATCCGTTATGGGTCGAAGGTGGAGGACATTGTAATCTAGAGACATTTCCCGAGTACATCAAGCATATGCGCAAATTCATTAACGCAATGGAGAAACACTCGTTTTCTAAACGAAACAAGGGACGGCTTTCTCAAGCCCCGAGTATAGCTGAATCCAAACACAACAGATGCTTAAGATTcggaaaaagacaaaaatga